From a region of the Catalinimonas alkaloidigena genome:
- the thrA gene encoding bifunctional aspartate kinase/homoserine dehydrogenase I, with translation MKVLKFGGTSVQGPSEIKQVGSIVQQAYQENSTVVVVLSAMSKVTDQLIGLARQAVSGDAGYLQEWEQLTQRHDNCIRALFDAPQADEVSRTIHGLLHELKDVLQGLYLVRELTPKSLDFVMSFGERLSSRIISQYLATQGLPTEWLDSRNLIVTDRNFNNARVDFGATNARIAEAIPSHAKVVVMPGFIAATREGETTTLGRGGSDYTASIVAAALPDVELEIWTDVDGMMTADPRKVRRTFPLPRLSYLEALELSHFGAKVLYPPSVQPVLARNIPLRIKNTHRPEAEGTLITDRSDDQQRAVKGISSIDHIVLVSLKGSGMVGVTGIAMRFFSALALHQVNVILITQASSEHSITVAITPADAERAQQGLQEEFKTELAYGQVDPILVEDGLSVLAIVGENMRNTPNVAGRLFSVLGKNGVNVRAIAQGSSEHNISCVIEQDDIRKALNVVHEAFFLSDIKILNLFLIGTGTVGGTFLNQLHAQRPHLLEAHGLDIRVVGIANRRRMQLAEDGFDLASWPEQGDDSGQPTDPAVFAREMHALNLSNSILIDCTGSAAIVELYEEALRHGISIVTPNKIACSGPYDRYQRLKQMTSRRGVRFLYETNVGAGLPVIGTLQDLIQSGDRILKIEAILSGTLNYLFNEHKEGVAFSDVVKTAQRLGYSEPDPRIDLNGVDVARKILILAREAGSHLELSDVVLHNFLPEDCREAATVDAFFTLLPNYDAHFENMRQEAEKAGKRQRYVATYEEGKLSCGLRTVGPEHPFFQVEGNDNMVLFTTERYQERPLIVKGAGAGAEVTAAGVFADIIRAGNF, from the coding sequence ATGAAAGTGCTCAAGTTTGGAGGAACTTCCGTGCAGGGTCCTTCGGAAATCAAACAGGTAGGAAGCATTGTCCAACAAGCATATCAGGAGAATTCGACGGTGGTCGTGGTACTCTCCGCGATGTCGAAAGTCACCGATCAACTGATCGGGCTGGCGCGTCAGGCCGTAAGTGGCGACGCAGGCTACCTCCAGGAGTGGGAACAACTCACCCAACGCCACGACAACTGCATCCGTGCGTTGTTCGATGCACCCCAGGCCGACGAGGTTTCCCGGACGATTCACGGGCTGCTCCACGAACTGAAAGACGTGCTGCAAGGGCTTTATCTCGTGCGTGAACTGACGCCCAAGAGCCTCGATTTTGTGATGAGCTTCGGCGAGCGCCTCTCCAGCCGCATCATCAGCCAGTACCTCGCCACGCAGGGCCTGCCGACCGAATGGCTCGACAGCCGCAACCTGATCGTCACGGACCGGAACTTCAACAACGCCCGCGTCGATTTTGGTGCGACCAACGCCCGCATTGCCGAGGCCATTCCGTCGCACGCCAAAGTCGTGGTGATGCCCGGTTTTATCGCCGCCACCCGCGAAGGCGAAACCACCACACTGGGACGCGGCGGCTCCGACTACACCGCGTCGATTGTGGCGGCGGCGCTGCCCGACGTAGAGCTGGAAATCTGGACCGACGTGGACGGGATGATGACCGCCGACCCGCGCAAGGTGCGCCGGACGTTCCCCCTGCCGCGCCTCTCTTACCTCGAAGCGCTGGAACTTTCCCACTTCGGAGCGAAGGTGCTCTACCCACCGTCGGTGCAACCGGTGCTGGCCCGCAACATTCCACTGCGCATCAAAAACACCCACCGTCCCGAAGCGGAGGGCACGCTGATCACCGACCGTTCGGACGACCAGCAACGCGCCGTCAAGGGCATTTCGTCGATCGACCACATCGTGCTGGTGTCGCTCAAAGGCAGCGGCATGGTGGGTGTGACGGGCATCGCGATGCGCTTCTTCAGCGCGCTGGCGCTCCATCAGGTCAACGTCATTCTGATCACGCAGGCCTCGTCCGAGCACTCGATCACGGTCGCCATCACCCCGGCCGACGCAGAACGCGCCCAACAGGGATTGCAGGAAGAATTTAAGACGGAACTGGCCTACGGACAGGTCGACCCGATTCTGGTGGAAGACGGCCTCAGCGTCCTGGCCATCGTCGGCGAAAACATGCGCAACACGCCCAACGTGGCGGGGCGGCTGTTCTCGGTGCTGGGCAAAAACGGCGTCAACGTCCGTGCCATTGCGCAGGGTTCGTCCGAGCACAACATCTCGTGCGTGATCGAACAGGACGACATTCGCAAAGCGCTGAACGTAGTCCACGAAGCGTTTTTCCTCTCCGACATCAAAATCCTGAACCTGTTCCTGATCGGGACGGGCACGGTGGGCGGCACGTTCCTGAACCAGCTCCACGCCCAGCGTCCGCACCTGCTCGAAGCCCACGGCCTCGACATTCGCGTGGTGGGCATCGCCAACCGCCGCCGGATGCAGCTCGCCGAAGACGGGTTCGACCTCGCGTCGTGGCCCGAACAGGGCGACGATTCCGGCCAGCCGACCGATCCGGCCGTCTTTGCGCGGGAAATGCACGCCCTCAACCTCAGCAACAGCATTCTGATCGACTGCACGGGCAGTGCCGCCATCGTCGAGTTGTACGAAGAGGCGCTACGCCACGGCATCTCGATCGTGACGCCCAACAAAATTGCCTGCTCCGGTCCCTACGACCGGTACCAGCGCCTGAAACAGATGACCTCCCGCCGCGGCGTGCGCTTCCTCTACGAAACCAACGTGGGCGCGGGCCTGCCTGTGATCGGCACACTCCAGGACCTGATTCAGAGCGGCGACCGCATTCTGAAAATCGAGGCTATTCTGTCGGGCACGCTCAACTACCTGTTCAACGAACACAAAGAAGGCGTGGCCTTTAGCGACGTGGTGAAAACGGCACAACGGCTGGGCTACTCCGAACCCGATCCGCGCATTGACCTGAATGGCGTGGACGTGGCCCGGAAGATCCTGATTCTGGCCCGCGAAGCCGGTTCGCACCTGGAACTGTCGGACGTGGTGCTTCACAACTTCCTGCCCGAAGACTGCCGCGAAGCCGCCACGGTCGACGCTTTCTTCACGCTTCTGCCCAACTACGACGCGCACTTTGAAAACATGCGTCAGGAAGCCGAAAAAGCCGGTAAACGCCAACGGTACGTCGCCACGTACGAAGAGGGCAAGCTTTCCTGTGGCCTCCGCACCGTGGGGCCGGAGCACCCGTTTTTCC
- a CDS encoding mercuric reductase has protein sequence MSAPQSFDAIIIGTGQAGNPLAKSFAAHHQRVAIVERDVVGGSCINRGCTPAKTLIASGKVAHQVRHSRAYGIEVDDFRVNMKKIKARKDALVHQFRHSTQEGLEGNDQITLVRGEAHFVDQYTLEVTLADGGTQRLNAPKIFINTGSSPLHPPVEGLDTITPLDSTSIMELEEVPHHLIVLGGGYIGLEFGQLFRRLGSNVTIIEATDQLLGKEDPDVAECLQQILEEEGIRVALHTQLKRVQPHPEGLEATLNTPNGPERLTGSHLLLAVGYRPNSKALQVENAGLTLDEKGYIPVNERLETAVPGIWALGDIKGGPAFTHVAYDDYRIVRNRLFEHGQRTTQDRILTYTVFTDPQLGRVGMSEKEVKEKGIRYQVATMPAAYAARAQETGQPKGLFKILVDADSKQLLGAAILATEGGEFATMLKVAMIGKLPYIELQEGMFAHPTLAESVNNVFSFLKDPDQD, from the coding sequence ATGTCTGCTCCCCAGTCGTTCGACGCCATCATCATCGGTACCGGCCAGGCCGGAAATCCCCTGGCCAAATCGTTTGCGGCCCATCACCAGCGCGTGGCCATCGTCGAGCGCGACGTTGTGGGGGGCAGTTGCATCAACCGGGGATGCACACCGGCCAAAACACTGATTGCCAGCGGAAAAGTGGCGCACCAGGTACGTCATAGCCGCGCCTACGGCATCGAAGTCGACGACTTCCGGGTGAACATGAAGAAGATCAAGGCGCGCAAAGATGCCCTTGTCCATCAGTTTCGCCACAGCACGCAGGAAGGGCTGGAAGGCAACGATCAGATCACGCTGGTCCGGGGCGAAGCCCACTTTGTGGACCAGTACACGCTGGAGGTAACCCTGGCCGACGGGGGAACGCAACGGCTCAATGCGCCCAAAATTTTCATCAACACCGGTTCCTCTCCCCTGCATCCGCCTGTGGAAGGGCTGGACACCATCACGCCGCTCGATTCCACGTCCATCATGGAGCTGGAAGAAGTGCCCCACCACCTGATTGTGCTGGGCGGCGGCTACATCGGCCTGGAGTTCGGGCAACTGTTCCGGCGGCTGGGCAGCAACGTGACGATTATCGAAGCGACGGACCAGCTTCTCGGCAAAGAAGACCCCGACGTGGCCGAATGCCTGCAACAGATTCTGGAAGAAGAGGGCATTCGCGTAGCGCTACACACCCAGCTCAAGCGCGTACAGCCCCACCCCGAAGGCCTGGAAGCGACGCTGAACACGCCCAACGGGCCGGAGCGGCTGACCGGCTCGCATCTGTTGCTGGCCGTAGGGTACCGCCCCAATTCGAAGGCCCTTCAGGTCGAGAACGCGGGCCTGACGCTGGACGAAAAAGGCTACATCCCCGTCAACGAGCGGCTGGAAACCGCCGTACCGGGCATCTGGGCGCTGGGCGACATCAAAGGTGGCCCGGCCTTTACGCACGTCGCCTATGACGATTACCGCATCGTACGCAACCGCCTGTTTGAGCACGGCCAGCGCACCACCCAAGACCGCATCCTGACCTACACGGTGTTTACCGATCCGCAATTGGGCCGCGTCGGCATGTCCGAAAAAGAAGTCAAAGAAAAAGGCATCCGCTACCAGGTCGCCACGATGCCGGCCGCCTACGCCGCGCGGGCGCAGGAGACGGGGCAGCCCAAAGGGTTGTTCAAAATTCTGGTCGATGCCGACAGCAAACAACTGCTGGGCGCCGCTATTCTGGCCACGGAAGGCGGCGAGTTCGCTACCATGCTGAAGGTGGCCATGATCGGCAAATTACCCTACATCGAACTCCAGGAAGGCATGTTTGCCCACCCGACCCTGGCCGAATCGGTAAACAACGTTTTCAGCTTTTTAAAAGACCCTGATCAGGACTGA
- a CDS encoding PaaI family thioesterase encodes MKLPARFTRLMLNGFPPLFFNRIAITYLSADYQQMEVLVRKSLFNKNLQGTIFGGTIFSAADPYHAILYWQLMAHRGLATEAWLKSAEIDYHRPGHTHLRLRFAVTEAEVHEAERALKTEGRFQKWHEVQALDAQGQPCATIRTLVYLRLRNLQQVKTPEPAQAIP; translated from the coding sequence ATGAAGTTACCCGCGCGTTTCACCCGACTGATGCTCAACGGTTTTCCGCCCCTGTTCTTCAACCGCATTGCCATTACCTACCTCTCGGCCGATTACCAGCAGATGGAGGTGCTGGTACGCAAGTCGTTATTCAATAAAAACCTGCAGGGCACCATTTTCGGAGGTACCATTTTCAGCGCCGCCGATCCGTACCACGCCATTCTCTACTGGCAGCTGATGGCCCACCGGGGCCTTGCTACGGAAGCCTGGCTGAAAAGTGCCGAAATCGATTACCACCGCCCAGGACACACGCACCTACGACTCCGCTTTGCCGTAACCGAGGCGGAGGTTCACGAGGCAGAACGGGCACTGAAGACCGAGGGACGTTTCCAGAAGTGGCACGAAGTACAGGCGCTGGACGCCCAGGGTCAGCCCTGCGCCACGATCCGAACGCTGGTGTACCTGCGGCTTCGCAACCTGCAACAGGTTAAAACACCCGAACCGGCACAGGCCATTCCGTAG